TCAGATGCAGCAGCGCCCCCGGGTCGAGCGCGCCGCAGCGCGTCCCCATCATCAGCCCGTCGACGGTGGTGAAGCCCATCGTGCTCGCGACGCTCCCGCCGTCGATCATCCCGCAAAGGCTCGCGCCATTGCCGAGATGAGCGACGATGACGCGGCGAGACGCGAGGTCGGGCGCAACCTCTTTCAGCCTGCCGGCGACATATTGATAGGAAATGCCGTGGAATCCGTAACGGCGCAAACCGGCCTGCGAATATTTCCGCGGTAAGGCGAAAGCTTGCGCGATTGGCGGCTGCGTCGCGTGGAACGCCGTGTCGAAGCAAGCGACCTGCGGCAGTTGCGGATGTTCCGCCAGCATGGCCCGGATGACGGCGAGATTGTGCGGCTGATGCAAAGGGGCGAGGGGGATGAAGCGCGCAAGCGCCTCCATGTCGGCTTCGGTTATCCGCAAGGGCGCGGAAAAGACGCCGCCGCCGTGCACGACGCGGTGGCCGACCGCCGATATGTCCGCGCCGTCGAGCCAGGGCGCGGCGATGCGCATCATGGTCCGCGTCGCGGCGGCGTGATCGAAATTCTCCGGCGCAAGCGCTTCGTCGAGCAGCGTGGCGCCGTCCGCGCGGGAAAGCCTTGCGCGCGGCGTCGCGCCAATGCCGTCGATCGCGCCCTTGAGCCGCAGGACCGGCGTCTCCGCCGCGTCGAAGACCGCGAATTTGAGGCTCGACGAGCCGGCGTTGACGACTGCGATGCTGGACATGGTCATTCATCTCCGTCGCCGCGGGCGACAGGCCTGCGACGACGCGAAATGAGTGCTGTCTTGCAAGCGCTTTGTCCAGTCGAACGCGGCCTTGGCTATTGGAGCCGGCTTGGACGACTCTGGCGGAACCGGGCGGCGTCATGCGCGTTAAGCTGGAATGGCGCCATTGGCCGCGCCGCGCTCGGCGCGTGGGCCTTCAGAGCGTTTTAGACCCCTACTCCCATGACGGCGATCGAAGAGGCTGCTTCCGTGAACATTCCTGTTGAAGATGTCGAGTCGCCCGAGTCGACGCCGCGTCCGCGGCCGAAACGCCAGCAACGCGCTTTGGACATTCTTGTGATCGAGGACGAGTCGATCATCGCGAAGGATATCGAATTCATGGTGAACGATCTGGGCCACCGCGTCGTCGGCCCGGCTCGGACCCATAAGGAAGCGCTCTCGCTCGCCTTGAAGGCGCGGCCGGCCGTGATCGTCGCCGACGTCAGGCTGGCGGATGGCAGTTCGGGGATCGTCGCGGTCGACGAAATGCTGAAAAGCATCGACGCATCGGTGATTTTCGTCACCGCGGCGCCGCAATGGCTGCAAACCGGCGAGCTGGAGCCGGTGCTGGTGATCCCGAAGCCTTATTCGGTCAGCGACGTGAAAGCCGCGATCGCCAAGGCGACAACGCGGCGGGCGCAGTCGATGGAAACCATCATGGCGACCAAATCCGCCGTCAGCCGGCTCACGCGCAAGCAATAGCGAGCCGCATGGTCCAAGCCATGCGGCGATCATTCGCATTCGC
The nucleotide sequence above comes from Methylocystis parvus OBBP. Encoded proteins:
- a CDS encoding acetate/propionate family kinase, whose translation is MSSIAVVNAGSSSLKFAVFDAAETPVLRLKGAIDGIGATPRARLSRADGATLLDEALAPENFDHAAATRTMMRIAAPWLDGADISAVGHRVVHGGGVFSAPLRITEADMEALARFIPLAPLHQPHNLAVIRAMLAEHPQLPQVACFDTAFHATQPPIAQAFALPRKYSQAGLRRYGFHGISYQYVAGRLKEVAPDLASRRVIVAHLGNGASLCGMIDGGSVASTMGFTTVDGLMMGTRCGALDPGALLHLMDHYGLGPREVEDLIYRQSGLLGVSGLSADMRALRASAAAQAKEAIALFVYRIRREIGSLAAALGGLDALVFTAGIGENDAATRAEVAAGCAWLGVELDDTANRAAQTKISAPQSSVAVFVIPTNEELEIARSAYRLVRPN
- a CDS encoding response regulator, with product MNIPVEDVESPESTPRPRPKRQQRALDILVIEDESIIAKDIEFMVNDLGHRVVGPARTHKEALSLALKARPAVIVADVRLADGSSGIVAVDEMLKSIDASVIFVTAAPQWLQTGELEPVLVIPKPYSVSDVKAAIAKATTRRAQSMETIMATKSAVSRLTRKQ